One window from the genome of Streptomyces sp. NBC_00708 encodes:
- the rplL gene encoding 50S ribosomal protein L7/L12, whose protein sequence is MAKLSQEDLLAQFEELTLIELSEFVKAFEEKFDVTAAAAVAVAGPAQGGPAAPAEEEKDEFDVILTAAGDKKIQVIKVVRELTSLGLKEAKDLVDGAPKPVLEKVAKDAAEKAAESLKGAGASVEVK, encoded by the coding sequence ATGGCGAAGCTCAGCCAGGAAGACCTGCTCGCCCAGTTCGAGGAGCTCACCCTCATCGAGCTCTCCGAGTTCGTGAAGGCCTTCGAGGAGAAGTTCGACGTCACCGCCGCCGCGGCCGTCGCCGTCGCGGGCCCGGCCCAGGGTGGCCCGGCTGCCCCGGCCGAGGAGGAGAAGGACGAGTTCGACGTCATCCTCACCGCCGCCGGTGACAAGAAGATCCAGGTCATCAAGGTCGTGCGCGAGCTGACCTCCCTCGGCCTGAAGGAGGCCAAGGACCTCGTCGACGGCGCCCCGAAGCCCGTCCTCGAGAAGGTCGCCAAGGACGCCGCGGAGAAGGCTGCCGAGTCCCTCAAGGGCGCCGGCGCCTCCGTCGAGGTCAAGTGA
- the rpoB gene encoding DNA-directed RNA polymerase subunit beta, with the protein MAASRNASTANTNNGASTAPLRISFAKIKEPLEVPNLLALQTESFDWLLGNAAWKARVEAALDSGQDVPTKSGLEEIFEEISPIEDFSGSMSLTFRDHRFEPPKNSIDECKERDFTFAAPLFVTAEFTNNETGEIKSQTVFMGDFPLMTNKGTFVINGTERVVVSQLVRSPGVYFDSSIDKTSDKDIFSAKIIPSRGAWLEMEIDKRDMVGVRIDRKRKQSVTVLLKALGWTTEQILEEFGEYESMRATLEKDHTQGQDDALLDIYRKLRPGEPPTREAAQTLLENLYFNPKRYDLAKVGRYKVNKKLGADEPLDAGVLTTDDVIATIKYLVKLHAGETETVGESGRTIVVETDDIDHFGNRRLRNVGELIQNQVRTGLARMERVVRERMTTQDVEAITPQTLINIRPVVASIKEFFGTSQLSQFMDQNNPLSGLTHKRRLSALGPGGLSRERAGFEVRDVHPSHYGRMCPIETPEGPNIGLIGSLASYGRVNAFGFIETPYRKVVDGQVTDEVDYITADEEDRFVIAQANATLSDELRFTEPRVLVRRRGGEVDYVPGDEVDYMDVSPRQMVSVATAMIPFLEHDDANRALMGANMMRQAVPLIKSEAPLVGTGMEYRCATDAGDVLKAEKDGVVQEVSADYITVTNDDGTYTTYRIAKFMRSNQGTSVNQKVVVSEGDRVIEGQVLADGPATEFGEMALGKNLLVAFMPWEGHNYEDAIILSQRLVQDDVLSSIHIEEHEVDARDTKLGPEEITRDIPNVSEEVLADLDERGIIRIGAEVVAGDILVGKVTPKGETELTPEERLLRAIFGEKAREVRDTSLKVPHGEIGKVIGVRVFDREEGDELPPGVNQLVRVYVAQKRKITDGDKLAGRHGNKGVISKILPIEDMPFLEDGTPVDIILNPLGVPSRMNPGQVLEIHLGWLASRGWDVSGLGDEWAKRLQAIGADQVAPGTNVATPVFDGAREDEISGLFEATIPNRDGMRLVQPSGKAKLFDGRSGEPFPDPVSVGYMYILKLHHLVDDKLHARSTGPYSMITQQPLGGKAQFGGQRFGEMEVWALEAYGAAYALQELLTIKSDDVTGRVKVYEAIVKGENIPEPGIPESFKVLIKEMQSLCLNVEVLSSDGMSIEMRDTDEDVFRAAEELGIDLSRREPSSVEEV; encoded by the coding sequence TTGGCCGCCTCGCGCAACGCCTCGACCGCGAATACGAACAACGGCGCCAGCACCGCCCCGCTGCGCATCTCTTTTGCAAAGATCAAGGAGCCCCTCGAGGTTCCGAACCTCCTCGCGCTGCAGACCGAGAGCTTTGACTGGCTCCTCGGCAACGCCGCCTGGAAGGCTCGCGTCGAGGCTGCTCTGGACAGTGGACAAGACGTCCCCACCAAGTCCGGCCTCGAGGAGATCTTCGAGGAGATCTCACCGATCGAAGACTTCTCCGGGTCGATGTCGCTCACGTTCCGCGACCACCGCTTCGAGCCCCCGAAGAACTCGATCGACGAGTGCAAGGAGCGCGACTTCACGTTCGCCGCCCCGCTCTTCGTCACGGCCGAGTTCACCAACAACGAGACCGGCGAGATCAAGTCCCAGACGGTCTTCATGGGCGACTTCCCGCTCATGACCAACAAGGGCACCTTCGTCATCAACGGCACCGAGCGTGTCGTGGTGTCGCAGCTGGTCCGCTCGCCGGGTGTCTACTTCGACTCGTCGATCGACAAGACGTCCGACAAGGACATCTTCTCCGCCAAGATCATCCCGTCCCGGGGTGCCTGGCTGGAGATGGAGATCGACAAGCGCGACATGGTCGGTGTCCGCATCGACCGCAAGCGCAAGCAGTCCGTCACCGTCCTCCTGAAGGCTCTCGGCTGGACCACCGAGCAGATCCTCGAGGAGTTCGGCGAGTACGAGTCGATGCGCGCCACCCTGGAGAAGGACCACACCCAGGGCCAGGACGACGCGCTGCTCGACATCTACCGCAAGCTCCGTCCGGGCGAGCCGCCCACCCGCGAGGCCGCTCAGACGCTGCTCGAGAACCTCTACTTCAACCCGAAGCGCTACGACCTCGCGAAGGTCGGCCGCTACAAGGTGAACAAGAAGCTCGGCGCCGACGAGCCGCTGGACGCCGGCGTGCTCACCACCGACGACGTCATCGCGACCATCAAGTACCTGGTCAAGCTGCACGCCGGTGAGACCGAGACGGTGGGCGAGTCCGGCCGGACGATCGTCGTCGAGACCGACGACATCGACCACTTCGGCAACCGCCGCCTGCGCAACGTCGGCGAGCTCATCCAGAACCAGGTCCGTACGGGTCTCGCCCGTATGGAGCGCGTCGTGCGCGAGCGCATGACGACTCAGGACGTCGAGGCGATCACGCCGCAGACCCTGATCAACATCCGGCCGGTCGTCGCCTCCATCAAGGAGTTCTTCGGCACCAGCCAGCTGTCGCAGTTCATGGACCAGAACAACCCGCTGTCGGGTCTCACCCACAAGCGCCGTCTGTCGGCTCTTGGCCCGGGTGGTCTCTCCCGTGAGCGGGCCGGCTTCGAGGTCCGTGACGTGCACCCGTCCCACTACGGACGCATGTGCCCGATCGAGACCCCCGAAGGCCCGAACATCGGTCTGATCGGTTCGCTCGCCTCGTACGGCCGCGTCAACGCGTTCGGCTTCATCGAGACGCCGTACCGCAAGGTCGTCGACGGCCAGGTCACCGACGAGGTCGACTACATCACCGCCGACGAGGAAGACCGTTTCGTCATCGCCCAGGCGAACGCGACGCTCTCCGACGAGCTGCGGTTCACCGAGCCCCGCGTGCTGGTCCGCCGCCGCGGCGGTGAGGTCGACTACGTCCCCGGTGACGAGGTCGACTACATGGACGTCTCGCCGCGCCAGATGGTGTCCGTCGCCACCGCGATGATCCCGTTCCTGGAGCACGACGACGCCAACCGTGCCCTCATGGGCGCGAACATGATGCGTCAGGCGGTCCCGCTCATCAAGAGCGAGGCCCCGCTCGTCGGCACCGGCATGGAGTACCGCTGCGCCACCGACGCCGGTGACGTACTGAAGGCCGAGAAGGACGGTGTGGTCCAGGAGGTCTCCGCGGACTACATCACCGTGACCAACGACGACGGCACGTACACCACGTACCGCATCGCCAAGTTCATGCGCTCCAACCAGGGCACCTCGGTCAACCAGAAGGTCGTCGTCTCCGAGGGCGACCGGGTCATCGAGGGCCAGGTGCTCGCCGACGGTCCGGCCACCGAGTTCGGTGAGATGGCGCTCGGCAAGAACCTGCTCGTGGCGTTCATGCCGTGGGAGGGTCACAACTACGAGGACGCGATCATCCTGTCGCAGCGCCTCGTGCAGGACGACGTCCTCTCCTCGATCCACATCGAGGAGCACGAGGTCGACGCCCGTGACACCAAGCTCGGCCCCGAGGAGATCACCCGGGACATCCCGAACGTCTCCGAGGAGGTCCTCGCCGACCTCGACGAGCGCGGCATCATCCGTATCGGTGCCGAGGTCGTCGCCGGTGACATCCTCGTCGGCAAGGTCACGCCCAAGGGTGAGACCGAGCTGACCCCCGAGGAGCGCCTGCTCCGCGCGATCTTCGGTGAGAAGGCGCGCGAGGTCCGCGACACCTCGCTGAAGGTGCCGCACGGTGAGATCGGCAAGGTCATCGGCGTCCGCGTCTTCGACCGCGAAGAGGGCGACGAGCTGCCGCCGGGCGTGAACCAGCTGGTCCGCGTCTACGTCGCGCAGAAGCGCAAGATCACCGACGGTGACAAGCTCGCCGGCCGTCACGGCAACAAGGGCGTCATCTCGAAGATCCTGCCGATCGAGGACATGCCGTTCCTGGAGGACGGCACCCCGGTCGACATCATCCTCAACCCGCTGGGTGTCCCGTCCCGAATGAACCCGGGACAGGTCCTGGAGATCCACCTCGGCTGGCTCGCCAGCCGCGGCTGGGACGTCTCCGGCCTCGGTGACGAGTGGGCCAAGCGCCTGCAGGCCATCGGCGCCGACCAGGTCGCCCCCGGCACCAACGTCGCCACGCCCGTCTTCGACGGTGCGCGCGAGGACGAGATCTCCGGTCTCTTCGAGGCCACGATCCCGAACCGCGACGGCATGCGTCTGGTGCAGCCCTCCGGCAAGGCCAAGCTGTTCGACGGCCGCTCCGGCGAGCCGTTCCCGGACCCGGTCTCGGTCGGCTACATGTACATCCTCAAGCTGCACCACCTGGTCGACGACAAGCTCCACGCGCGTTCGACCGGCCCGTACTCCATGATCACGCAGCAGCCGCTGGGTGGTAAGGCGCAGTTCGGTGGTCAGCGATTCGGTGAGATGGAGGTGTGGGCCCTTGAGGCTTACGGCGCCGCATACGCCCTCCAGGAACTCCTGACGATCAAGTCCGACGACGTCACCGGCCGCGTGAAGGTCTACGAGGCGATCGTCAAGGGCGAGAACATCCCCGAGCCGGGCATTCCCGAGTCCTTCAAGGTGCTCATCAAGGAAATGCAGTCGCTCTGCCTCAACGTGGAGGTGCTGTCCTCGGACGGCATGTCCATCGAGATGCGCGACACGGACGAGGACGTCTTCCGCGCGGCGGAGGAGCTCGGTATCGACCTGTCCCGGCGCGAGCCGAGCAGCGTCGAAGAGGTCTGA
- a CDS encoding DNA-directed RNA polymerase subunit beta': MLDVNFFDELRIGLATADDIRTWSHGEVKKPETINYRTLKPEKDGLFCEKIFGPTRDWECYCGKYKRVRFKGIICERCGVEVTRAKVRRERMGHIELAAPVTHIWYFKGVPSRLGYLLDLAPKDLEKVIYFAAYMITFVDEERRTRDLPSLEAHVSVERQQIENRRDSDLENRAKKLETDLAELEAEGAKADVRRKVREGAEREMKQLRDRAQREIDRLDEVWSRFKNLKVQDLEGDELLYRELRDRFGTYFDGCMGAAALQKRLESFDLDEEAERLREIIRTGKGQKKTRALKRLKVVSAFLQTSNKPKGMVLDCVPVIPPDLRPMVQLDGGRFATSDLNDLYRRVINRNNRLKRLLDLGAPEIIVNNEKRMLQEAVDALFDNGRRGRPVTGPGNRPLKSLSDMLKGKQGRFRQNLLGKRVDYSARSVIVVGPQLKLHQCGLPKAMALELFKPFVMKRLVDLNHAQNIKSAKRMVERGRTVVYDVLEEVIAEHPVLLNRAPTLHRLGIQAFEPQLVEGKAIQIHPLVCTAFNADFDGDQMAVHLPLSAEAQAEARILMLSSNNILKPADGRPVTMPTQDMVLGLFFLTTDGELRDTKGEGRAFGSTAEAIMAFDAGELALQSSVDIRFPVGTIPPRGWVPPVAEEGEPEYQPGDTFRLRTSLGRALFNELLPEDYPFVDYSVGKKQLSEIVNDLAERYPKVIVAATLDNLKAAGFHWATRSGVTVAISDVVVPEAKKAIVKGYEEQDEKVQKQYERGLITKDERTQELIAIWTKATNEVAEAMNENFPKTNPIFMMVDSGARGNMMQMRQIAGMRGLVSNAKNETIPRPIKASFREGLTVLEYFISTHGARKGLADTALRTADSGYLTRRLVDVSQDVIIREEDCGTDRGLKLKIAVKGADGVLRKTDDVETSVYARMLAEDVVVDGKVIAPANVDLGDVLIDALVGAGVEEVKTRSVLTCESAVGTCAFCYGRSLATGKLVDIGEAVGIIAAQSIGEPGTQLTMRTFHTGGVAGDDITQGLPRVVELFEARTPKGVAPISESAGRVRIEETEKTKKLVVTPDDGSDEIAFPISKRARLLVGEGDHVEVGQKLTVGATNPHDVLRILGQRAVQVHLVGEVQKVYNSQGVSIHDKHIEIIIRQMLRRVTIIESGDAELLPGELVERSKFETENRRVVTEGGHPASGRPQLMGITKASLATESWLSAASFQETTRVLTDAAINAKSDSLIGLKENVIIGKLIPAGTGLSRYRNIRVEPTEEAKAAMYSAVGYDDIDYSPFGTGSGQAVPLEDYDYGPYNQ, translated from the coding sequence GTGCTCGACGTCAACTTCTTCGACGAGCTGCGGATCGGCCTTGCCACCGCGGACGACATCCGGACCTGGTCCCACGGCGAGGTCAAGAAGCCGGAGACCATCAACTACCGCACCCTCAAGCCCGAAAAGGACGGACTCTTCTGCGAGAAGATCTTCGGTCCGACCCGGGACTGGGAGTGCTACTGCGGCAAGTACAAGCGTGTCCGCTTCAAGGGCATCATCTGTGAGCGCTGTGGCGTCGAGGTCACCCGCGCCAAGGTGCGCCGTGAGCGCATGGGCCACATCGAGCTTGCCGCTCCCGTCACCCACATCTGGTACTTCAAGGGCGTCCCGTCGCGCCTGGGCTACCTGCTGGACCTCGCGCCGAAGGACCTCGAGAAGGTCATCTACTTCGCCGCGTACATGATCACGTTCGTCGACGAGGAGCGCCGCACCCGCGACCTCCCGTCGCTGGAGGCGCACGTCTCCGTCGAGCGCCAGCAGATCGAGAACCGCCGCGACTCCGACCTGGAGAACCGCGCCAAGAAGCTCGAGACCGACCTGGCCGAGCTGGAGGCCGAGGGCGCCAAGGCCGACGTGCGCCGCAAGGTGCGCGAGGGTGCCGAGCGCGAGATGAAGCAGCTGCGCGACCGTGCGCAGCGCGAGATCGACCGCCTCGACGAGGTGTGGAGCCGCTTCAAGAACCTCAAGGTCCAGGACCTGGAGGGCGACGAGCTGCTCTACCGCGAGCTGCGTGACCGCTTCGGCACGTACTTCGACGGCTGCATGGGCGCCGCCGCGCTGCAGAAGCGCCTGGAGTCCTTCGACCTCGACGAGGAGGCCGAGCGCCTCCGCGAGATCATCCGTACCGGCAAGGGCCAGAAGAAGACCCGTGCGCTCAAGCGCCTCAAGGTCGTCTCCGCGTTCCTGCAGACCAGCAACAAGCCCAAGGGCATGGTGCTCGACTGCGTGCCGGTCATCCCGCCGGACCTGCGTCCGATGGTGCAGCTGGACGGTGGCCGCTTCGCGACCTCCGACCTGAACGACCTGTACCGCCGCGTGATCAACCGCAACAACCGCCTGAAGCGGCTTCTCGACCTCGGCGCGCCCGAGATCATCGTGAACAACGAGAAGCGCATGCTCCAGGAGGCCGTGGACGCCCTCTTCGACAACGGTCGTCGTGGTCGCCCGGTCACCGGCCCCGGTAACCGTCCCCTGAAGTCCCTCAGCGACATGCTGAAGGGCAAGCAGGGTCGTTTCCGTCAGAACCTGCTCGGCAAGCGCGTGGACTACTCCGCGCGTTCCGTGATCGTCGTCGGTCCGCAGCTCAAGCTGCACCAGTGCGGTCTGCCGAAGGCGATGGCGCTGGAGCTCTTCAAGCCGTTCGTGATGAAGCGCCTGGTGGACCTGAACCACGCGCAGAACATCAAGTCGGCCAAGCGCATGGTCGAGCGCGGCCGCACCGTGGTGTACGACGTCCTCGAAGAGGTCATCGCCGAGCACCCGGTGCTGCTGAACCGTGCACCGACCCTGCACCGCCTCGGCATCCAGGCCTTCGAGCCGCAGCTGGTCGAGGGCAAGGCCATCCAGATCCACCCGCTCGTCTGCACCGCGTTCAACGCGGACTTCGACGGTGACCAGATGGCCGTGCACCTGCCGCTGTCCGCGGAGGCGCAGGCCGAGGCCCGCATCCTGATGCTGTCCTCGAACAACATCCTGAAGCCGGCCGACGGTCGCCCCGTCACCATGCCGACCCAGGACATGGTGCTGGGCCTGTTCTTCCTGACCACCGACGGCGAGCTCCGTGACACCAAGGGCGAGGGCCGCGCGTTCGGCTCCACGGCCGAGGCGATCATGGCGTTCGACGCCGGCGAGCTGGCGCTCCAGTCGTCCGTCGACATCCGCTTCCCGGTGGGCACCATCCCGCCGCGTGGCTGGGTGCCGCCGGTCGCCGAGGAGGGCGAGCCCGAGTACCAGCCGGGTGACACCTTCCGGCTGCGGACGAGCCTGGGCCGCGCGCTCTTCAACGAGCTGCTGCCCGAGGACTACCCGTTCGTCGACTACTCGGTCGGCAAGAAGCAGCTCTCCGAGATCGTCAACGACCTCGCCGAGCGCTACCCCAAGGTCATCGTGGCGGCGACGCTCGACAACCTGAAGGCGGCCGGCTTCCACTGGGCGACCCGTTCGGGCGTCACCGTGGCCATCTCCGACGTCGTCGTGCCCGAGGCCAAGAAGGCCATCGTCAAGGGCTACGAGGAGCAGGACGAGAAGGTCCAGAAGCAGTACGAGCGCGGTCTGATCACCAAGGACGAGCGCACGCAGGAGCTCATCGCGATCTGGACCAAGGCGACCAACGAGGTTGCCGAGGCCATGAACGAGAACTTCCCCAAGACGAACCCCATCTTCATGATGGTTGACTCGGGTGCCCGAGGAAACATGATGCAGATGCGTCAGATCGCCGGTATGCGTGGTCTGGTGTCCAACGCCAAGAACGAGACGATTCCGCGTCCCATCAAGGCGTCCTTCCGTGAGGGCCTCACCGTTCTGGAGTACTTCATCTCCACGCACGGTGCCCGTAAGGGTCTGGCGGACACCGCCCTGCGTACCGCCGACTCGGGTTACCTGACCCGTCGTCTGGTGGACGTCTCGCAGGACGTGATCATTCGCGAGGAGGACTGCGGCACCGACCGCGGCCTCAAGCTGAAGATCGCCGTCAAGGGTGCCGACGGTGTCCTCCGCAAGACGGACGACGTCGAGACCTCGGTCTACGCCCGCATGCTCGCCGAGGACGTCGTCGTCGACGGCAAGGTCATCGCGCCTGCCAACGTCGACCTCGGTGACGTCCTGATCGACGCCCTGGTGGGCGCCGGCGTCGAGGAGGTCAAGACCCGCTCGGTCCTGACCTGTGAGTCCGCGGTCGGCACCTGTGCCTTCTGCTACGGACGCTCGCTCGCCACCGGCAAGCTGGTCGACATCGGTGAGGCGGTCGGCATCATCGCCGCCCAGTCCATCGGTGAGCCCGGTACCCAGCTGACGATGCGTACCTTCCACACCGGTGGTGTGGCCGGTGACGACATCACCCAGGGTCTGCCGCGTGTCGTCGAGCTCTTCGAGGCGCGTACGCCCAAGGGTGTCGCCCCGATCTCCGAGTCCGCGGGCCGTGTCCGCATCGAGGAGACCGAGAAGACCAAGAAGCTCGTCGTCACCCCGGACGACGGCAGCGACGAGATCGCCTTCCCGATCTCCAAGCGTGCCCGTCTCCTGGTGGGCGAGGGCGACCACGTCGAGGTGGGCCAGAAGCTCACCGTGGGTGCCACCAACCCGCACGACGTGCTGCGCATCCTCGGCCAGCGCGCGGTCCAGGTCCACCTGGTCGGCGAGGTCCAGAAGGTCTACAACTCGCAGGGCGTGTCGATCCACGACAAGCACATCGAGATCATCATCCGGCAGATGCTCCGCCGCGTGACGATCATCGAGTCCGGCGACGCGGAGCTGCTGCCGGGCGAGCTCGTCGAGCGCTCGAAGTTCGAGACCGAGAACCGTCGTGTGGTCACCGAGGGCGGTCACCCCGCCTCCGGCCGTC